The genomic interval CGTTACACTGGATAGTATTGATAGTTTTGTCGATGGCGCCGCCGTGAAACGGGTGGGAGAGTTGACATTTCCGCTTTGTAAAGACGTACTCAGTGATATGAGCCTGGTTCCCGAAGGGAAGATATGCTCCACCATTCTTAAGTTGTACAATGAGGATGCCATCGTGGTAGAACCTGCCGGGGCATTGAGTATCGCTGCCCTCGACGATTATGCCGAGGTCATCAAAGGCAAGAATGTTGTGTGTGTCATTAGTGGAAGCAATAATGATATTGACAGAATGCAGGAAATCAAAGAGAGAAGTCTGCAGTATGAAGGGTTGAAGCACTATTTCCTCATCCGGTTTGCTCAACGACCCGGCGCCCTGAAGGAATTTGTCAACCATGTACTTGGCCCGGGAGATGATATTACACGGTTTGAATACATGCAAAAGCACAATAAGGAAACCGGTCCCGCCCTGGTTGGTATCGAACTGCGCAACCGGGAAGACTATGATATCCTGCTTGCCAATATGAAGAAATATCATATCAACTATACCGAGTTGAATAAGAACGATAACCTCACCGGGTATCTCGTGTAGTGTGGAGGGGGTGTTGGTAAGATGACCGCCTGGATAAACAGGTGTTAGTTGATTTTTTGGCTATTTTTCATGGCTGCCATACTGTTTGTTGTCAATAATTAATAATCAATAATTGAATGCCAAGATGAGCAGTGTACAGGGACTATACGATCCTTCCTTTGAACGCGATGCGTGTGGAATTGGATTTGTGGCCAATATCAAAGGGCATAAATCCCATAAACATGTATCGGATGCGTTGACCATTCTGGAGAACATGGAACACCGTGGTGCCTGTGGCTGTGAAGAGAATACCGGTGACGGTGCCGGGATCATGATCCAAACCCCACATGAATTCTTCTTTGACGAATGTGTGAAATTGGGTATACATCTTCCCGCCTTTGGAAAATATGGGGTCGGGATGATCTTCTTCCCCAAAGAGATCCGCCTGCGGGAGGAATGTCGCGAAATCTTTAACAGCGCTGCAGAAAAACTTGGTCTCGAAATACTCACCTACCGGAAAGTACCTGTCAACCCTGCCGGGATCGGACCCAGCGCACTGCATGTAGAACCTGTTATTGAACAGGTCTTTATCGCCGCACCGGATCATATCACTAATCCGGATGATTTTGAACGTAAATTATTTGTCCTGCGCAAATATGCAACACATCTGGTCAATAACTCAGTAAAGAAAGATGAGATCGGATTCTATGTTGCTTCCCTATCCTATAAGATCGTTGTTTATAAAGGTCAGCTGACCAGTCATCAGGTAAGGCAATATTTCCCCGATCTCAGCAATAAGCGGTTGGTAAGTGCCTTTGGCCTGGTCCACTCCCGCTTTGCCACCAATACATTTCCCTCCTGGCGGTTGGCCCAGCCATTCCGCTTTATTGCACATAACGGAGAGATCAATACACTTCAGGGTAATCTCAACTGGCTCCGTTCCAGCGAACATGGTTTCGCGTCAAAATATTTCAGCCAGGAAGAGATGGACATGTTATTGCCCATTGTGTCCAACAACCAATCCGACAGCGCCTGTCTGGATAATATGATCGAACTCCTCATTATGACGGGACGTTCACTCCCGCATGTGATGATGATGCTTATCCCCGAGGCATGGGATGGCAATGAAGACATGGATCCGGTGCGTAAAGCATTTTATGAATACCATGCCTCCATGATGGAACCCTGGGACGGCCCGGCTTCCATATCCTTTACCGATGGAAAGATCATTGGCGCCACCCTCGACCGAAACGGACTTCGTCCTTCCCGCTATTGTGTCACTACGGATGACCGTGTCATTATGGCCAGTGAAACAGGCGCTTTACCGGTGGATCCTTCGATCGTTAAAGAAAAAGGAAGGCTGCAGCCCGGTAAAATGTTTGTCGTAGATATGGAACAAGGCCGTATCATCAGCGACGAAGAATTGAAAAGAGATATCTGCTCGCGTAAACCTTATGGCGAGTGGTTGAATAAATACAAGATCAGACTGGAAGAGTTACCTGAACCACGGGTATCTTTTACTCACCTGGGACATGACCAGATTTTCAAATACCACAAAGCCTTTGGGTATTCAATAGAAGACCTGGAAACGATCATTGCTCCTATGGCCATGGAAGGAAAGGAGCCGATCGGTTCCATGGGTACCGATGTGCCACTGGCGGTATTGAGCGACCAACCTCAACATCTCTCTTCTTATTTTAAACAGTTATTTGCCCAGGTTACCAATCCCCCGATCGATCCGATCCGGGAACGAATGGTCATGTCATTGGCCACCTTTGTGGGAAATATTTCCAATTTATTGGAAGAAAGCCCCATGGCCTGTCATACCGTGGCCCTCAAGCACCCGATCCTGACCAATCATGAATTGGAAAAGATCCGGAGCATTGATACCGGAATTTTCCAGGCAAAAACTCTGCAAACTTATTTCCGGGCCGATGGAAAACCCGGTTCACTCAAAGCCGGATTGGACAGGCTCTGCCGCTATGCGGTTGATGCGGCCGAAGACGGATTTGAAGTACTGATTCTTACAGATCGTGCGATCGATTCGGATCACGCACCCATACCCACCTTACTTGCCGCCGCAGCAGTTCACCACCACCTTATACGGAAAGGGCTGCGTGGTCAGGTTGGTATCGTTGTAGAAGCCGGGGATGTATGGGAGGTCCATCATTTCGCCTGTCTGATTGGTTTTGGTACAACGGCGATCAACCCCTATCTCGCTCTTTCGTCCATCCGCGCCATGAAGGATAGCGGAAGGATGCAGACCGATCTGAGTGAAGAACAACTCAAGAAGAATTATATAAAAGCGGTGAATGAAGGTTTGCTCAAGGTATTTTCCAAAATGGGTATATCTACATTGCAATCCTACCAGGGGGCTCAGATTTTTGAGATCATTGGCTTAAACCATTCTGTCGTTGATAAATATTTCACCGGGGCTACTTCCCGTATCGAAGGAATGGGACTGGATGAGATCGCCAAGGAAACCCTGGCCAAACATGATTTTGCCTTTCGCAAACGCGAAGCACCCATCAATCGGTTGACCGTTGGCGGAGTCTATCAATGGAAACAGAGAGGGGAATTTCATCTGTTTAATCCGCAGACCATTCACCTGTTGCAACACGCCACACGGATGAATGACTATAATACGTTTAAAAAATATTCCAAGCTTGTTAATGATCAAAGTCAAAAGGCCGCAACCCTGCGAAGCTTGTTGGAATTTAACCATACGCGTCCATCCATTCCTATAGATGAAGTGGAACCCGCCGAATCCATTTTTAAACGGTTCGCCACAGGTGCCATGAGCTTTGGCTCAATTTCCTGGGAGGCACATACTACCCTTGCCATTGCGATGAACCGTATCGGGGCAAAGAGCAATACCGGGGAAGGGGGTGAGGATGAGTCAAGATATATCCCTATGGCCAATGGCGATTCCATGCGGAGCGCGATCAAGCAGGTGGCCTCAGCCAGGTTTGGTGTAACCAGCTATTACCTGACGGAAGCAGATGAGCTGCAGATCAAAATGGCACAAGGGGCAAAACCAGGTGAAGGTGGTCAGTTACCCGGACATAAAGTGGATGACTGGATCGGAAAGACCCGTCATGCTACACCCGGTGTGGGTTTGATCTCCCCGCCACCCCATCACGATATTTATTCCATTGAAGACCTGGCACAGTTGATATTTGATCTCAAGAATGCTAACCGGGCCGCACGCATCAATGTAAAATTGGTTTCCAAGGCTGGAGTTGGGACAATTGCTGCCGGTGTGGCTAAAGCCAAGGCCGATGTGATCCTTATTTCAGGACACGATGGCGGAACAGGTGCTTCGCCCTTAAGTTCAATTAAACATGCCGGACTCCCCTGGGAATTGGGATTGGCTGAAACCCATCAGACCCTGGTCAAGAACCGCCTGCGTAGTCGCGTGGTGGTACAGGCTGACGGACAAATGAAGACCGGTCGCGATATTGCCATTGCTGCACTCCTCGGTGCGGAGGAATGGGGAGTAGCTACCGCCGCTCTGGTGGTAGAAGGTTGTATCATGATGCGTAAATGCCATCTGAATACCTGTCCGATCGGCGTCGCTACGCAGGACCCCGAATTAAGAAAACGCTTTTCCGGTGATCCGGATCATGTGGTGAACTTCTTCCGGTTCATGGTACAGGAATTACGCGAGATTATGGCGGAACTTGGATTCAGGTCCATCAATGAAATGGTTGGACAGGTAAGCAACCTGAAGGTGAGAGAAGGTATCGATCATTGGAAATTCAAGAACCTTGATCTCTCGCCTATTTTATACCACCAACCCGAAGCGGCGTATACCACCTTGTACAAGACAGAAGAGCAGGATCATGGTATTGCCCAGGTATTGGATTGGAAATTGCTCCAGGCTGCCCAGCCCGCACTGGAAAATCAGCAACGGATACAAGCTTCATTTCCCATTGTCAATACCGATCGTACGGCAGGAACCATTCTCTCCAATGAAATAACCAAACGCTATAAGGCCGATGGGCTTCCGGATGACACCATTCATTTCACCTTTACCGGAACAGCCGGACAAAGTTTTGGCGCCTTTAATACAAAAGGGGTGACCCTTGAACTCGAAGGCGATGCCAATGATTATTTTGGCAAGGGGCTTAGTGGGGCCAGACTGATCATTTATCCTTCCCGGCAAGCCAGTTTTGTCCCCGAAGAAAATATCATCATTGGCAACGTGGCCTTTTATGGGGCTACAAGTGGTGAAGCTTTTATTCGGGGAAAAGCAGGGGAGCGGTTTGCGGTGCGTAATTCCGGTGCCTGTGTTGTTGTAGAGGGAACCGGTGATCATGGATGTGAATACATGACCGGAGGTACCGTGGTTGTATTGGGTGAAACGGGTCGGAATTTTGGGGCAGGAATGAGCGGAGGTGTGGCCTTTGTGTATAATGCCTCAGGCTCCTTTGCGAGTCGTTGCAATACGGAGATGATCGATCTTGACCCCGTTCAAGCCGAAGATGCCCCGGTGCTGCATGACCTTATTACCCGTCATTATGCTTATACGGGAAGCACAGTAGCCCGTTTTATACTGGATGATTTCGAAAACCAACTCGGGCAGTTTGTCAAAGTATTTCCAAAGGATTATAAAAAGGTACTCCATGCGAGGGAAAAGCAGGGGTCATATAAATAATTGAAATAAGTGCGTATTTAATTATGGGTAAGCCAACAGGATTTTTAGAATTCACCCGTTCCATGCCGGGTAAACGTGCTCCACAGGAGCGGCTGCAGGATTACAAGGAATTTGTAGCCCCGTATAGTGATACTGCGTTGAATGAGCAATCAGCCCGCT from Chitinophagales bacterium carries:
- the gltB gene encoding glutamate synthase large subunit; translation: MSSVQGLYDPSFERDACGIGFVANIKGHKSHKHVSDALTILENMEHRGACGCEENTGDGAGIMIQTPHEFFFDECVKLGIHLPAFGKYGVGMIFFPKEIRLREECREIFNSAAEKLGLEILTYRKVPVNPAGIGPSALHVEPVIEQVFIAAPDHITNPDDFERKLFVLRKYATHLVNNSVKKDEIGFYVASLSYKIVVYKGQLTSHQVRQYFPDLSNKRLVSAFGLVHSRFATNTFPSWRLAQPFRFIAHNGEINTLQGNLNWLRSSEHGFASKYFSQEEMDMLLPIVSNNQSDSACLDNMIELLIMTGRSLPHVMMMLIPEAWDGNEDMDPVRKAFYEYHASMMEPWDGPASISFTDGKIIGATLDRNGLRPSRYCVTTDDRVIMASETGALPVDPSIVKEKGRLQPGKMFVVDMEQGRIISDEELKRDICSRKPYGEWLNKYKIRLEELPEPRVSFTHLGHDQIFKYHKAFGYSIEDLETIIAPMAMEGKEPIGSMGTDVPLAVLSDQPQHLSSYFKQLFAQVTNPPIDPIRERMVMSLATFVGNISNLLEESPMACHTVALKHPILTNHELEKIRSIDTGIFQAKTLQTYFRADGKPGSLKAGLDRLCRYAVDAAEDGFEVLILTDRAIDSDHAPIPTLLAAAAVHHHLIRKGLRGQVGIVVEAGDVWEVHHFACLIGFGTTAINPYLALSSIRAMKDSGRMQTDLSEEQLKKNYIKAVNEGLLKVFSKMGISTLQSYQGAQIFEIIGLNHSVVDKYFTGATSRIEGMGLDEIAKETLAKHDFAFRKREAPINRLTVGGVYQWKQRGEFHLFNPQTIHLLQHATRMNDYNTFKKYSKLVNDQSQKAATLRSLLEFNHTRPSIPIDEVEPAESIFKRFATGAMSFGSISWEAHTTLAIAMNRIGAKSNTGEGGEDESRYIPMANGDSMRSAIKQVASARFGVTSYYLTEADELQIKMAQGAKPGEGGQLPGHKVDDWIGKTRHATPGVGLISPPPHHDIYSIEDLAQLIFDLKNANRAARINVKLVSKAGVGTIAAGVAKAKADVILISGHDGGTGASPLSSIKHAGLPWELGLAETHQTLVKNRLRSRVVVQADGQMKTGRDIAIAALLGAEEWGVATAALVVEGCIMMRKCHLNTCPIGVATQDPELRKRFSGDPDHVVNFFRFMVQELREIMAELGFRSINEMVGQVSNLKVREGIDHWKFKNLDLSPILYHQPEAAYTTLYKTEEQDHGIAQVLDWKLLQAAQPALENQQRIQASFPIVNTDRTAGTILSNEITKRYKADGLPDDTIHFTFTGTAGQSFGAFNTKGVTLELEGDANDYFGKGLSGARLIIYPSRQASFVPEENIIIGNVAFYGATSGEAFIRGKAGERFAVRNSGACVVVEGTGDHGCEYMTGGTVVVLGETGRNFGAGMSGGVAFVYNASGSFASRCNTEMIDLDPVQAEDAPVLHDLITRHYAYTGSTVARFILDDFENQLGQFVKVFPKDYKKVLHAREKQGSYK